Proteins co-encoded in one uncultured Draconibacterium sp. genomic window:
- a CDS encoding MarR family transcriptional regulator has protein sequence MKSVDNTFSVEKAEDSSGFLLWQVTNLWQREIKKALEQYKITHSQYVLMASIHWLSNHNQEVTQIVLSNHTKIDPMTTSTVLRTLQKKNYIKRQEHKTDTRAKTVELTKEGKEIIKKAVVTVETFDNDFFYSLGEKVNEFNNNLINLLEKK, from the coding sequence ATGAAATCAGTTGATAATACATTTAGCGTAGAAAAAGCAGAAGACAGTTCTGGTTTTTTATTGTGGCAAGTAACAAATCTTTGGCAAAGAGAAATAAAAAAGGCATTAGAACAATATAAAATTACACATTCGCAATATGTATTAATGGCAAGTATTCATTGGTTATCAAATCATAATCAGGAAGTAACCCAGATAGTTTTGTCAAATCATACAAAAATTGACCCAATGACAACTTCCACAGTTTTAAGAACTTTGCAAAAGAAAAATTATATTAAACGGCAAGAGCATAAGACAGACACAAGAGCCAAAACAGTTGAATTAACCAAGGAAGGGAAAGAAATCATAAAAAAGGCAGTTGTCACGGTAGAAACTTTTGACAATGATTTTTTTTATTCATTAGGTGAAAAAGTAAATGAATTTAATAATAACTTGATAAACTTACTTGAGAAGAAATAA
- a CDS encoding NAD-dependent epimerase/dehydratase family protein — protein sequence MKEMSLVTGVNGHLGNNLLRNLLGKGINVKGTVRNLADKAPFKDLDFVPTYADLMDKKSLLSALAGVDILYQVAAVFKIWTPNPGKDIYEANMTTTRNIMEAAIEMKVKRVVYVSSIAAVARERIPMNPDIFNDEKENVYYRSKIDSEKLAWNIAKKHGLDMISVCPSAMIGSHAVRLTPSHNLLRMVLNREIFADSQFYVNWVDVKDVAEGCYLAAVKGKNGERYGLGTPKAVGLTDIVQMAQELFPELRIKKTFKMPRWMLDLSASVFENISKFNKKEPMMLKSQVRMYYKLQQDMDISKSVRELGYFPKEGVEAIKEALVFLKENPNIK from the coding sequence ATGAAGGAAATGTCACTAGTTACAGGTGTAAATGGTCATCTGGGCAACAATTTATTACGGAATCTTTTGGGAAAAGGTATTAATGTAAAAGGAACAGTACGAAACTTGGCAGATAAGGCACCATTTAAGGACTTGGATTTTGTTCCCACATATGCAGACTTAATGGATAAAAAGTCTCTACTCTCGGCTTTAGCAGGAGTTGACATTTTATATCAAGTAGCTGCGGTATTCAAAATTTGGACTCCCAATCCGGGAAAAGATATTTATGAAGCCAATATGACCACTACCCGAAATATTATGGAAGCGGCTATTGAAATGAAAGTAAAAAGAGTAGTTTATGTAAGTTCTATTGCTGCTGTTGCAAGAGAAAGAATCCCAATGAACCCTGATATCTTTAATGATGAAAAAGAAAATGTCTATTACCGTTCTAAAATTGATAGTGAAAAGCTAGCATGGAACATTGCTAAAAAGCATGGTTTAGATATGATAAGTGTTTGTCCCTCAGCCATGATTGGCTCTCATGCCGTAAGACTTACGCCTTCGCATAACTTGCTACGGATGGTACTTAACAGAGAAATATTTGCAGATAGTCAGTTTTATGTCAATTGGGTCGATGTAAAAGATGTGGCCGAAGGATGTTATTTGGCAGCTGTAAAAGGTAAAAATGGAGAAAGATATGGTTTAGGAACACCAAAGGCTGTAGGTCTAACCGATATTGTACAAATGGCACAAGAACTTTTCCCTGAACTTAGAATAAAAAAAACTTTCAAAATGCCTAGATGGATGCTTGACTTAAGTGCATCTGTTTTTGAAAATATTTCGAAATTCAATAAAAAAGAGCCTATGATGCTCAAATCTCAAGTTAGAATGTATTACAAATTACAACAAGATATGGATATTAGTAAGTCGGTAAGGGAACTTGGGTATTTTCCAAAAGAAGGAGTCGAAGCAATTAAAGAAGCTCTTGTCTTTCTAAAAGAGAATCCGAATATTAAATAG
- a CDS encoding Crp/Fnr family transcriptional regulator, with translation MDKLIDHIEEFYDIRLDKDLPIKDYFFIENYKRKDFLIKENTYSNDFYLILDGYARTFHISEDGEEITTEIYRKGDFAASMYSLFKKEKAYESIQCITDTIVCKITEASFEKLCLQNIQWYQLGMKFLKNDILGKEERIMEFAKLKAKKRYLKLLQEKPDIIQNVPIIYLASYLGIKPESLSRLRGQ, from the coding sequence ATGGATAAACTAATCGATCATATAGAAGAATTTTATGATATCAGGCTAGATAAAGATCTTCCTATAAAGGATTACTTCTTTATCGAAAATTACAAAAGGAAAGATTTTCTGATAAAAGAAAATACATATTCTAATGACTTTTACCTGATTTTGGATGGTTATGCAAGAACCTTTCACATTTCTGAGGACGGAGAAGAAATAACCACTGAAATATACAGGAAAGGGGATTTCGCAGCATCAATGTATAGTCTGTTCAAAAAAGAGAAGGCTTATGAAAGCATTCAATGCATTACAGATACAATAGTTTGTAAAATAACAGAAGCTTCTTTTGAAAAGCTGTGCTTGCAAAATATACAATGGTATCAGCTTGGCATGAAATTTTTAAAAAACGACATCTTGGGTAAAGAAGAACGAATAATGGAATTTGCCAAACTTAAAGCAAAAAAAAGATACTTGAAATTGCTTCAAGAGAAACCTGATATTATTCAAAACGTCCCTATTATTTACCTTGCATCGTACTTGGGTATTAAACCGGAATCGTTAAGCCGACTAAGAGGCCAGTAG
- a CDS encoding FAD-dependent oxidoreductase encodes MKETKKILVLGCNFAGLTVSRYLHKELGKAAEITVIDRKNYINFIPNIPIEVFNNHNPEDTMEFPFQKHLKSDGSSFIQAEVENIDADNKTVYFTPNEREGSAQESITYDYLVIATGCKLAFDEIEGFAEFGHTFSDTFYGNKVRNYLHNEYKGGHIAIGSDRFIQGQSPKLPKMPTALAACEGPTVELAFSLADWLEKHKKGNAKNITLFTPGEVIAEDAGEKILGELLPMVSGMGYGYKKGTVGIKRLTKDAIEFKDGTSLEAEMKIIFPNWEPHSFMKGLPFVDDQGFVVTDLHMRNPDYPEIFAVGDAAAVTIPKLGSLGHTECEIASKVIAKDILGNTEEIEPLHQMVICFGDLGNHKGFYMHTDEWYGGNTSILKMGYTPYILKMGFKTMYETLGGKIPGWGMPISEIVGDHTII; translated from the coding sequence ATGAAAGAAACAAAGAAAATACTCGTATTGGGTTGCAATTTTGCTGGACTTACAGTCTCACGCTACTTACACAAGGAATTGGGGAAAGCAGCTGAAATCACAGTAATTGACCGAAAAAATTACATCAATTTTATTCCAAATATTCCTATTGAGGTCTTTAATAATCACAACCCAGAGGACACTATGGAATTTCCATTTCAAAAACATTTAAAATCTGATGGCAGTTCTTTTATCCAGGCAGAAGTTGAGAATATTGATGCTGATAATAAAACGGTGTATTTTACACCAAATGAACGAGAAGGTTCTGCTCAGGAATCAATAACCTATGACTATTTAGTTATTGCTACCGGTTGTAAACTAGCTTTTGATGAAATTGAAGGGTTTGCCGAATTTGGTCATACTTTCTCAGATACATTTTATGGAAACAAAGTCCGCAATTATTTACATAATGAATACAAAGGTGGGCACATTGCAATTGGCTCTGACAGATTTATTCAAGGTCAAAGTCCTAAACTTCCGAAAATGCCAACGGCATTAGCTGCGTGCGAAGGACCAACAGTTGAACTTGCGTTTTCATTAGCAGATTGGTTAGAAAAACATAAAAAAGGAAACGCAAAAAACATCACCCTTTTTACACCAGGTGAAGTTATAGCAGAAGATGCAGGTGAAAAGATTTTAGGTGAATTATTACCTATGGTTTCAGGAATGGGTTATGGCTACAAAAAAGGGACGGTTGGTATAAAAAGATTAACAAAAGATGCTATAGAGTTTAAAGACGGAACAAGTTTAGAGGCTGAAATGAAAATAATTTTTCCTAATTGGGAACCTCACAGTTTTATGAAAGGACTTCCGTTTGTGGATGACCAAGGTTTTGTAGTAACTGATTTACATATGAGAAATCCTGATTATCCAGAAATATTTGCGGTTGGAGATGCAGCGGCAGTTACAATTCCTAAATTGGGTTCATTGGGCCATACGGAGTGTGAAATAGCTTCTAAAGTAATTGCTAAAGACATATTGGGTAATACTGAAGAAATAGAACCTTTACATCAAATGGTTATATGTTTTGGCGATTTGGGAAATCACAAGGGGTTTTATATGCACACGGATGAATGGTATGGAGGAAATACAAGTATCTTAAAAATGGGATATACCCCATATATTTTGAAAATGGGTTTCAAAACAATGTATGAAACATTAGGTGGAAAAATTCCAGGTTGGGGAATGCCAATTTCTGAAATTGTTGGCGACCATACTATTATATAG
- the glmS gene encoding glutamine--fructose-6-phosphate transaminase (isomerizing) encodes MCGIVGYIGDKKAFPILIGGLKRLEYRGYDSAGVALLNGSLENYKKKGKVSELEAFVAGKTDDGTVGIGHTRWATHGEPSDKNAHPHVSMNGHFSIVHNGIIENYAQLKRDLETHGYTFESDTDTEVLANLIEYFYLQDDKMSSEAAVQLALSKVVGAYGIAVLCKKETGKIVVARKGSPLVVGLGSGEYFIASDASPIAEYTNQVIYLNDEDIAILQKDGFTLSNVQNNPVSLKISNIDMEIGAMDKGGYDYFMLKEIHEQPKTIEEIFRGRLQNDYSEIVLGGLLNVFPKIEAAKRIVIVGCGTSWHAGLIAEYLFEEYAQVSVEVEYASEFRYRKPVLSSDDVVILISQSGETADTLAALELAKLKGATVLGICNVVGSTLSRETEAGVYTHAGVEIGVASTKAFTAQVTVLTMIALKLAKRKGTISDEDYKMLVKELAEIPEKGRAILEDGEKIKAIAEKYQEAVNALYLGRGYLFPVALEGALKLKEISYIHAEGYAAGEMKHGPIALVDNNLPVVVVAPQDDYYEKVVSNIQEVKARKGNVIAVVTEGDKGLKEMVNDIIEIPKSHPAVAPLLAVIPLQLMAYHIALLKGCNVDQPRNLAKSVTVE; translated from the coding sequence ATGTGTGGAATAGTAGGATATATAGGAGATAAAAAAGCTTTCCCGATCCTGATCGGAGGGCTGAAACGATTAGAATACCGCGGATACGATTCGGCAGGAGTGGCGTTATTAAACGGTTCGCTCGAAAACTATAAAAAGAAAGGCAAGGTTTCAGAACTGGAAGCCTTTGTGGCCGGAAAAACAGATGACGGAACTGTTGGAATAGGACATACACGTTGGGCAACGCATGGCGAACCCAGCGATAAAAATGCACATCCGCATGTTTCTATGAATGGTCATTTTTCGATTGTGCATAACGGTATTATCGAAAATTATGCGCAGTTGAAACGCGATCTGGAAACACACGGATACACGTTTGAAAGCGATACCGATACAGAGGTGCTGGCTAACCTGATTGAGTATTTTTATTTGCAGGACGATAAAATGTCGTCGGAAGCAGCGGTGCAGTTGGCTTTGTCGAAAGTGGTGGGTGCATACGGAATTGCCGTGCTTTGTAAAAAGGAAACCGGGAAAATTGTAGTGGCCCGAAAAGGCAGCCCGCTGGTGGTTGGCCTGGGTAGCGGCGAATATTTTATTGCCAGCGATGCTTCGCCCATTGCGGAATACACTAACCAGGTGATTTACCTGAACGATGAAGATATTGCCATTCTGCAAAAAGATGGTTTTACGCTGAGTAATGTGCAGAATAACCCGGTTTCGCTGAAGATCAGCAACATTGATATGGAAATTGGGGCGATGGACAAAGGCGGCTATGATTATTTTATGCTCAAGGAAATTCACGAGCAGCCAAAAACCATTGAAGAAATTTTTCGCGGGCGATTGCAGAACGATTATTCCGAGATTGTGCTGGGAGGGTTGCTCAATGTTTTTCCAAAAATAGAGGCGGCAAAGCGGATTGTAATTGTTGGTTGCGGAACATCGTGGCATGCCGGGCTGATTGCCGAATACCTGTTTGAAGAATATGCACAGGTTTCGGTTGAGGTGGAATATGCCTCCGAGTTTCGTTACCGGAAGCCGGTGTTGTCGTCCGATGATGTGGTGATACTGATCAGTCAGAGTGGCGAAACGGCCGATACGTTGGCGGCTTTGGAATTAGCCAAATTAAAAGGGGCAACCGTACTCGGAATTTGTAATGTGGTGGGATCAACCCTGTCGCGCGAAACCGAAGCCGGTGTTTATACCCATGCCGGAGTTGAAATTGGTGTGGCTTCAACAAAAGCATTTACCGCGCAGGTAACGGTGCTCACCATGATTGCCCTGAAACTGGCTAAGCGTAAAGGAACCATCAGCGACGAAGACTATAAAATGCTGGTAAAAGAGCTGGCCGAAATTCCTGAAAAAGGACGTGCAATTCTCGAAGACGGAGAAAAAATAAAGGCTATTGCCGAGAAATACCAGGAAGCCGTTAATGCGCTTTACCTTGGGCGCGGATATTTGTTTCCGGTGGCACTCGAAGGGGCTTTAAAGTTAAAAGAGATATCGTACATTCATGCCGAAGGATATGCTGCAGGCGAAATGAAACACGGGCCAATTGCGCTGGTCGATAATAATTTGCCGGTTGTGGTGGTGGCACCTCAGGATGATTATTACGAAAAAGTAGTCAGCAATATTCAGGAGGTAAAAGCCCGCAAAGGAAACGTAATTGCCGTTGTAACCGAGGGCGACAAAGGTTTAAAAGAGATGGTAAACGATATCATCGAAATACCAAAATCGCACCCTGCGGTAGCACCTTTGCTGGCGGTAATTCCGCTGCAGCTAATGGCCTATCATATTGCATTACTAAAAGGTTGTAATGTCGATCAGCCGCGTAATCTGGCCAAATCGGTAACGGTGGAGTAG
- a CDS encoding EVE domain-containing protein: protein MNTTKYWIAAISKEHINRGVAENFIQVCHGKQAPLKRMKKDDYIIVYSSKISMHGDDKCQAFTAIGQVKDNEIYQFQMTENFNPFRRNIDFFECEECSIIPLINDLEFIINKKSWGYPFRFGFFEIKENDFNLISSKMLYNEIS from the coding sequence ATGAATACAACAAAATATTGGATAGCAGCAATTTCCAAAGAACACATTAATCGTGGCGTAGCAGAAAATTTTATTCAGGTCTGCCACGGGAAGCAGGCACCTTTGAAACGAATGAAAAAAGATGACTATATAATTGTATATTCATCCAAAATTTCAATGCATGGAGACGATAAGTGTCAGGCATTTACAGCCATTGGTCAAGTTAAAGATAACGAAATTTATCAATTTCAAATGACTGAAAATTTCAATCCTTTTAGAAGAAATATTGATTTTTTTGAGTGTGAGGAATGCTCAATAATCCCATTAATAAACGACCTTGAATTTATCATCAATAAAAAATCGTGGGGATATCCTTTTCGTTTTGGATTTTTTGAAATTAAAGAAAATGATTTTAATTTAATATCATCTAAAATGTTGTATAATGAAATCAGTTGA
- a CDS encoding helix-turn-helix domain-containing protein — protein sequence MKKGKLAQGVKELRKIRGLSQEELAKKSGLSLRTIQRLENGETKPTGETLKRISTVLDLTPKKLLEWKSNKETLKKTVKTGYEYLHIFDNKLVISKNLEINDLVGDYGKAVNNVFKILTVFIVFMLIFTALSIIFYNMGKIELVVHAGAYAFLFLNLAFFHMLYFSPGSSSIYLESINKIKIQRRLFNSVVVIFYKESGRLKKRYLLLKKEQVGTMKNILLSEKLIEEKDIELKDNRMSKIVYVFTFMMIIAPYSLILKNVGNNVPEWMTSQGINAIILSGILIVLMIIKLIKPLSYRNNKPLEMARK from the coding sequence ATGAAAAAAGGAAAGTTGGCACAAGGCGTAAAGGAATTAAGAAAAATAAGAGGCTTATCTCAAGAAGAATTAGCTAAAAAATCTGGATTGTCTTTAAGAACTATTCAACGGCTTGAAAATGGAGAAACAAAACCAACTGGAGAAACTCTTAAGAGAATATCAACTGTTTTAGACCTTACTCCAAAGAAATTACTTGAATGGAAAAGTAATAAAGAAACATTGAAAAAGACGGTTAAAACGGGTTATGAATATTTACATATTTTCGATAATAAATTAGTAATTAGCAAGAATTTAGAAATCAATGATTTAGTTGGAGATTATGGGAAAGCAGTAAATAACGTTTTTAAAATATTAACGGTATTTATTGTTTTCATGCTAATATTTACCGCTTTGTCAATTATTTTCTACAATATGGGGAAAATTGAATTGGTAGTACATGCTGGGGCATATGCATTTCTTTTCTTGAATTTAGCATTTTTCCATATGTTGTACTTCAGCCCTGGTTCATCATCAATTTATTTGGAAAGTATTAATAAAATAAAAATTCAGCGAAGATTGTTTAACAGTGTAGTCGTAATTTTTTATAAGGAATCTGGTCGGCTCAAAAAGAGATACTTATTACTTAAAAAAGAACAGGTTGGTACAATGAAAAATATCTTGCTATCGGAGAAACTTATTGAAGAAAAAGATATTGAACTCAAGGATAATCGAATGAGCAAAATTGTATATGTTTTTACTTTTATGATGATTATTGCACCGTATTCATTGATATTGAAAAATGTTGGCAATAATGTTCCAGAATGGATGACTTCTCAAGGTATTAATGCAATTATACTTAGTGGAATTTTAATAGTTTTAATGATAATAAAATTGATTAAACCATTGTCTTACAGAAATAATAAACCGCTAGAAATGGCTCGTAAGTAA
- a CDS encoding cytidylate kinase family protein, protein MKRTTILLKIIIFGIGLFVMALGVALSVKADLGVSPISCIPYVYCFKLPFTLGTLTIFFNLILILIQIGILRKNYRLLQLLQLPVVFAFGTFIDLALHLVSDLNVSNYYWQAFWCLMSCVVIAFGVFLEVKAKLTYLPGEGLAMAISDTFNKEFGKAKIAVDSSMVLLGLISSFVFLHQLAGIREGTIVAAVFVGFITKFFHRKIHLFDSWLESVVDTPSDERLVESGFKNNLVITISREYGSGGHEIGKLLAKKLGVSFYDKEIIELTTKESGFTLDYIQQNEQKLTHSLLSELYEQNYAYVYEQQPPLDVLFLVQSKIIRDISLKESCVIVGRCANFILKHNPNCFNVFIHANKKYRKEKITHEYDIKSEITDSKLEKTDRERANYCLHYTGENWNNAKNYHLTIDRSTYDTDKVVEIITNSIKNRKLND, encoded by the coding sequence ATGAAAAGAACCACTATTCTTTTAAAGATTATCATCTTTGGTATTGGTCTATTTGTGATGGCTTTGGGGGTGGCTTTATCTGTTAAAGCTGATTTGGGCGTTTCGCCAATATCTTGTATTCCATATGTTTATTGTTTTAAATTGCCTTTTACGTTGGGAACACTAACCATTTTTTTCAACCTGATTCTTATACTCATTCAAATAGGAATACTCCGCAAAAATTATCGTTTACTTCAATTATTACAGCTACCAGTTGTTTTTGCATTTGGTACATTTATTGATTTAGCACTTCATTTAGTTTCAGATTTAAATGTTTCCAATTACTACTGGCAAGCCTTCTGGTGTTTGATGAGTTGTGTAGTAATAGCATTTGGCGTTTTTTTAGAAGTAAAAGCAAAACTAACCTATTTGCCAGGAGAAGGATTAGCTATGGCCATTTCCGATACTTTTAACAAGGAGTTCGGGAAAGCAAAAATTGCAGTCGATAGTTCAATGGTTTTGTTGGGCTTAATAAGTTCTTTTGTGTTTCTCCATCAACTTGCAGGAATAAGGGAAGGAACGATTGTAGCAGCTGTTTTTGTGGGGTTTATTACCAAATTCTTCCATCGAAAAATACATCTTTTTGATTCGTGGCTTGAATCAGTTGTTGATACTCCATCAGATGAAAGGCTTGTAGAGAGTGGTTTCAAGAACAATCTGGTTATCACCATTTCCAGAGAGTATGGTAGTGGCGGTCATGAAATAGGAAAGCTGTTGGCTAAAAAGTTGGGAGTATCGTTTTATGATAAAGAAATTATTGAGCTTACGACTAAAGAAAGTGGATTTACATTAGATTATATCCAACAGAACGAACAAAAATTAACACATTCACTCTTATCTGAACTTTACGAACAAAATTATGCCTATGTGTATGAGCAGCAACCACCTCTCGATGTTTTATTTTTAGTTCAGAGTAAAATTATAAGAGATATATCCTTAAAGGAATCATGCGTTATTGTTGGACGTTGTGCCAATTTCATTCTAAAACATAACCCCAATTGCTTTAATGTATTTATTCATGCCAACAAAAAATATCGAAAAGAGAAAATCACCCATGAGTATGACATTAAATCTGAAATTACGGATAGCAAATTAGAAAAAACAGACAGAGAACGAGCGAACTATTGCTTACATTACACGGGTGAAAATTGGAATAATGCAAAGAATTATCATTTGACGATAGATAGGTCTACGTATGATACAGATAAGGTCGTTGAGATAATTACTAATTCAATTAAAAACAGGAAGTTAAATGACTAA
- a CDS encoding family 16 glycoside hydrolase — protein MVRILKQKRLLTLIGAVIFACTVNAADYPFKEKKWKIINAENNQETQKELSVEDDKEVLLLPQNHIALLNEQYSNFTIEFDVKGGSMPGIGFRSTNLLDFEYFYLRLDNSGKNTAIQYFPVFNGADAWTIYNYPKYESVANFSDSDWIHIKLEVYKDNMRVFVNDEVAPNMNVKLKNTNQVAGKIFLKAGFKDSYFRNVEIEELKEGFDFVVEDNPNKYIDRWRLSKQFEVDFNCAQEIYSKYIEQIQQENWKTIIADNDGIVNISKYYDHPKNVIIATTVIFSDHEKEVDLLFDYSFSMVIGLNRSILFCGTELDTKNSMRMIDGEEKLTLNLKEGSNELVFMIKADDVWQEAVNNPPYLGRKQAANWGFIARLNNYDGIRIGDDTK, from the coding sequence ATGGTTCGAATACTAAAACAAAAAAGATTATTGACTCTAATCGGAGCAGTAATATTTGCTTGCACTGTGAATGCTGCAGATTATCCTTTTAAAGAAAAAAAATGGAAAATAATTAATGCAGAAAACAATCAGGAAACTCAAAAAGAACTTTCTGTTGAGGATGATAAGGAAGTATTGCTTTTACCTCAAAACCACATAGCATTATTAAATGAGCAATATTCAAACTTTACGATTGAGTTTGATGTAAAAGGAGGTTCCATGCCTGGTATCGGCTTTCGGTCAACTAATCTTCTGGATTTTGAATACTTTTATTTAAGACTTGATAATAGTGGGAAAAACACAGCAATCCAGTATTTTCCTGTATTTAATGGAGCAGATGCCTGGACAATATATAATTATCCAAAATACGAATCGGTTGCCAATTTTTCTGACAGCGACTGGATACATATAAAATTAGAAGTCTATAAAGATAATATGCGCGTATTTGTGAATGACGAAGTTGCTCCCAATATGAACGTGAAGTTAAAAAATACGAATCAAGTAGCAGGTAAAATATTTCTCAAGGCTGGGTTTAAAGATTCATATTTTAGAAATGTTGAAATAGAGGAATTAAAAGAAGGCTTTGATTTTGTTGTCGAAGACAATCCGAATAAATATATTGACAGGTGGAGATTATCAAAACAATTTGAGGTAGATTTTAATTGTGCACAAGAGATTTATTCAAAGTATATAGAACAAATCCAGCAAGAAAATTGGAAAACAATTATTGCAGATAATGATGGTATTGTAAACATATCTAAATACTACGACCACCCAAAAAATGTTATAATAGCAACAACCGTGATTTTTTCTGACCATGAAAAAGAGGTGGACTTACTCTTCGACTATTCATTTTCTATGGTTATAGGATTAAATCGTTCAATTTTATTTTGCGGAACAGAATTAGATACAAAAAACTCCATGCGAATGATTGATGGTGAAGAGAAACTTACATTAAACCTTAAAGAGGGAAGCAATGAACTTGTATTTATGATTAAAGCAGATGATGTTTGGCAGGAGGCTGTAAATAATCCTCCATATTTGGGCAGAAAACAGGCTGCTAATTGGGGATTTATTGCAAGATTAAATAATTATGATGGAATAAGAATTGGAGATGACACGAAATAG
- a CDS encoding DUF6261 family protein produces the protein MAFKAKQNERDTELANKNSGNVKAVCVEIDPLYELMVERVNALVSLNMQTPEIENFVIELNQKIKTLETTLAMREGRNDNDEEEPPATNDE, from the coding sequence ATTGCTTTTAAAGCTAAACAAAACGAGCGCGACACCGAACTGGCCAATAAAAACAGTGGTAACGTAAAAGCTGTTTGTGTTGAAATTGATCCTTTGTACGAACTAATGGTTGAGCGTGTAAACGCTTTGGTTAGTTTAAATATGCAAACTCCCGAAATCGAAAATTTTGTAATCGAGCTGAACCAGAAAATAAAAACACTGGAGACAACACTGGCTATGCGCGAAGGCAGAAATGACAACGACGAGGAAGAACCTCCCGCTACTAACGATGAATAA
- a CDS encoding alpha/beta hydrolase-fold protein: MKKILIISSILFLLVFNIYAQTPTIGLEENEIRIGIVDSIYSNILKENRTIWISIPRSAEDSQKKFPVLYVLDGRAHFYSTVGMLHQLSVSNGNTILPEMIVVAISNVDRIRDLTPSQVAYLPNSGGAENFSDFLEKELVPYIDEKYPTTPYRTLIGHSWGGLFVLNNLIHHSEIFDNYVTIDPSIRWDHMNFFKEASQILKNERFDRKSLYLAVANRLPKGLDLSSVVNDTLKSSEHMRTILQFNQICSKSSGLNFDWRFYPNDNHNGVPFIAIYDALRSLFEWYNFDEEFLFQEGADIGVQELMDTITMHFENISDHFGYTFLPPEITINRFGNIIMAEQQYDKASALYDLNVRNYPNSFRVYDAMGDCYRNQGKTEMAITFYEKSLEIEETENVQRKLNNLLQSK, from the coding sequence ATGAAGAAAATACTAATAATTAGCAGTATCCTATTTCTATTGGTTTTTAATATTTATGCTCAAACCCCGACAATCGGATTAGAAGAAAATGAAATAAGAATTGGGATTGTCGACAGCATTTATTCGAACATACTTAAAGAGAATAGAACAATATGGATTTCCATACCAAGAAGTGCTGAAGATTCACAAAAGAAATTTCCGGTTTTGTATGTTCTTGACGGTAGAGCCCATTTTTACTCAACGGTAGGTATGCTTCATCAGCTAAGTGTGTCCAATGGCAATACCATTCTTCCTGAAATGATTGTTGTAGCGATTTCAAATGTCGATCGAATAAGAGATTTAACCCCGAGTCAAGTAGCTTATCTCCCAAATTCAGGGGGAGCCGAAAATTTCTCTGATTTTTTGGAAAAGGAGTTGGTTCCTTATATTGATGAAAAATATCCTACTACACCCTATCGTACACTTATTGGTCATTCCTGGGGAGGTTTATTTGTGCTTAATAACTTAATTCACCATTCTGAGATTTTTGATAACTACGTAACAATTGACCCAAGCATCAGATGGGATCATATGAACTTCTTTAAAGAGGCAAGCCAAATATTAAAAAATGAAAGATTTGATAGAAAGTCCCTCTATTTAGCAGTAGCTAACAGGCTTCCAAAGGGCTTAGATCTAAGCTCGGTTGTAAATGATACCTTGAAATCATCTGAACACATGAGAACGATTTTGCAGTTTAATCAAATTTGCTCTAAATCATCTGGACTTAATTTTGATTGGAGATTTTACCCAAACGACAATCATAATGGTGTGCCTTTTATTGCCATCTATGATGCGCTTCGCTCCTTGTTCGAATGGTATAATTTTGATGAGGAGTTTTTGTTTCAGGAAGGGGCAGATATAGGGGTACAGGAATTGATGGATACAATTACTATGCACTTTGAAAACATTTCTGATCACTTTGGCTATACCTTTTTACCACCAGAGATCACCATCAACCGATTTGGAAACATTATAATGGCTGAGCAGCAGTATGACAAAGCATCTGCGCTGTATGATCTAAATGTCAGGAATTACCCAAACAGTTTTCGAGTATATGATGCTATGGGAGATTGCTATCGTAACCAGGGTAAAACAGAAATGGCAATCACATTTTATGAGAAATCCCTTGAAATTGAAGAGACAGAGAATGTACAAAGAAAGTTGAACAATTTATTACAATCAAAATAA